The following are encoded in a window of Psilocybe cubensis strain MGC-MH-2018 chromosome 4, whole genome shotgun sequence genomic DNA:
- a CDS encoding Ferric reductase transmembrane component 5 — protein sequence MSITDAPILSSRATSTAADRLIRNHKQVAHVRQLWIFLGSVLAFLTLVNVIRRLVAWFTPITEPHPGSEAKISIEKINDQEKNAPARRVSSSMARRGLTAVVSGFKIFFFRWRIPFGSDFTVSVIEQIFIVVYIVAMLIWLLVDTRNLMPMMYQDRAALIASSQIPLIVALAGKNNVISWLTGVSHEKLNVLHRAAARTNFMFFWIHAGTRIHSKLPKNLDLSHNWMRSGAISLTALTLATILSIRPIRRAAFEFFLIAHIILIFIFIVAGYYHARELHFGGYIWPGLLVWGFDRTLRFSRTVLNGRFWNRSHPSDALVELVSEDTIRLTMRREMSWTPGQHAYVVLPSVSNLPFEAHPFTIASIPEERSTNDETDVVFLIRGRDGLTKRLRELARKNHGYRVPALLDGPYGMPPDLRRFTTCVLIAGGSGISYTLPLLLNLARINAQNGSSAVRRIVFIWAIRDTEHLRWISRALTDAMALTSSSLVIDPRIYITGKKAVVAEISNVTTRTSDSESLSSSGSTLKKEISQSDILEYSRSFTILHGRPNLDALLNEEIQMSPGQIAVNVAGPSNLAASVRRTLSSGSSSPMAALKGIPSVSLHIETFGS from the exons ATGTCTATCACCGACGCGCCGATCCTCAGCTCTCGCGCGACATCCACAGCTGCTGATCGACTCATCAGAAATCACAAGCAGGTTGCCCATGTTAGGCAATTGTGGATTTTCCTGGGCAGCGTTCTTGCCTTTTTGACTCTAGTCAATGTTATCCGCCGCCTAGTGGCCTGGTTCACGCCAATTACCGAACCGCACCCCGGCTCAGAAGCTAAGATTTCTATCGAGAAAATTAATGATCAGGAGAAAAACGCACCCGCTCGGCGCGTTTCTTCCTCTATGGCTCGACGAGGTCTTACTGCGGTGGTATCCGGTTTCAAGATATTTTTCTTCCGTTGGAGGATACCGTTTGGCTCGGACTTTACAGTCTCTGTCATTGAGCAGATTTTCATTGTTGTTTATATTGTTGCCATGCTCATATGGCTTCTTGTGGACA CACGTAACCTCATGCCTATGATGTATCAGGACCGCGCTGCGCTCATCGCGTCCAGTCAAATTCCTTTAATCGTGGCACTGGCAGGAAAGAACAACGTGATTTCAT GGTTGACTGGAGTGAGCCATGAAAAG CTCAATGTACTCCATCGCGCTGCGGCAAGAACGAACTTCATGTTTTTCTGGATTCACGCAGGAACCCGTATACACTCTAA GCTTCCAAAGAACCTGGATCTTTCGCACAACTGGATGCGATCAGGTGCCATAAGTCTTACGGCGCTAACACTTGCAACGATCCTCTCCATTCGCCCAATTAGACGAGCTGCCTTTGAATTCTTCCTCATTGCGCACATCATTCTTATctt catcttcatcgtcgctgGATACTACCACGCAAGGGAATTACA TTTCGGGGGGTATATTTGGCCAGGTCTCCTCGTATGGGGTTTCGACAGGACTCTGAGATTTTCACGCACCGTCTTAAACGGCCGATTCTGGAACCGTTCTCATCCGTCAGATGCGTTAGTTGAACTCGTCTCGGAAGACACTATACGCTTGACCATGCGCCGTGAAATGTCATGGACACCCGGACAACACGCATACGTAGTTCTGCCCTCCGTCAGCAATCTCCCATTCGAGGCCCACCCCTTCACTATTGCCAGCATCCCTGAAGAAAGATCAACTAACGACGAAACGGATGTCGTTTTCCTCATTCGTGGTAGGGACGGCTTGACAAAGAGACTCCGTGAGCTCGCGAGGAAGAATCATGGATACCGCGTCCCGGCCTTGTTGGATGGGCCTTATGGAATGCCACCCGATCTTCGCAGATTTACAACTTGTGTTCTCATCGCGG GAGGATCCGGGATCTCATATACGCTGCCGCTCCTTCTTAATCTCGCCAG AATCAACGCCCAAAATGGATCTTCTGCCGTTAGACGTATCGTCTTCATCTGGGCGATCCGTGATACAG AGCATCTTAGATGGATATCAAGGGCTTTAACGGACGCTATGGCATTGACATCTTCTTCTCTTGTTATCGATCCTAGAATCTACATCACTGGGAAAAAGGCCGTTGTCGCAGAGATCTCCAATGTCACGACCCGGACCTCTGACAGCGAATCATTGTCGTCTTCCGGATCCACGCTCAAGAAAGAAATTTCGCAGAGTGATATCCTTGAATACTCGCGCTCTTTCACTATCCTTCATGGAAGGCCCAACCTGGATGCCTTACTTAACGAGGAGATTCAAATGTCTCCTGGTCAGATTGCGGTCAACG TTGCAGGACCATCTAACTTGGCCGCATCAGTACGCCGGACCTTAAGCTCCGGATCTTCAAGCCCGATGGCGGCGTTGAAGGGAATACCATCTGTTTCTCTTCACATTGAAACCTTTGGTAGCTAA
- a CDS encoding Cytochrome P450 monooxygenase 74, whose product MDYTTFLTSVVILVSSYSTIRFLQHRKRSRNHPFPPGPEGYPIIGNVLSLFQGERWKIFSDYKKQYGDLVRLHGFGTDLIALNSLDAIDDLLGKRGHIYSHRPTFTVVGEMMGLDQSTPLQSYGPDWRMHRKLAHNVLSITVVKQYCQLQEDLAVLLCDEFIKTPEKFFSSTRLFASRLMLTITYGLSAKDADNLYVEHAHKTMAMVSRSSIPGAFIADFLPFLKHVPWPSFRKEVEEGRDMIDGLVRLPFEHVKRDIAAGTALPSLTKDLLTTSDPSLDHHIKWTTGSMYGAGGESTYATVSTFILCMVLYPEVQRKAQEEVDRVIGKGRLPLIEDMPDLPYVNAMIKETMRWHPIVPLTLARRVAEDDYYKGFFIPKGTLVIPNAWAIALESNPKYEPSEFIPERFLDKDVKATDPALWAFGFGRRICPGKHLAENSLFIAISMILTVFNISKGDHEVTAAFEEDLISYPKPFKCKIEPRSDLIKKLVTTRAAEVYV is encoded by the exons ATGGACTACACCACCTTCCTCACCAGCGTTGTGATTCTGGTGTCGTCATATAGCACCATCAGATTTCTTCAGCATCGCAAACGCTCAAGGAACCACCCTTTCCCTCCTGGTCCTGAAGGTTACCCAATCATCGGAAATGTCCTTTCTCTCTTCCAGGGAGAGCGATGGAAGATCTTCAGTGACTACAAGAAACAATATG GTGACCTTGTTCGTCTTCACGGATTCGGAACGGACCTCATTGCTTTGAACTCGTTGGATGCTATTGATGATCTTTTGGGCAAAAGGGGACACATCTACTCTCATCGCCCTACTTTCACCGTTGTTGGAGAGATGATGGGTCTTGACCAG AGCACACCCCTCCAATCCTACGGACCCGACTGGCGCATGCACCGCAAGTTGGCCCACAACGTCCTCAGTATCACCGTTGTCAAGCAATACTGCCAGCTCCAAGAAGATTTGGCTGTACTCCTCTGCGACGAATTCATCAAAACTCCCGAGAAAttcttctcctccacccGACT CTTCGCCTCTCGTCTCATGCTCACCATCACCTACGGTCTGTCTGCCAAGGATGCCGATAACTTGTACGTCGAACACGCCCACAAGACCATGGCCATGGTTTCCAGGTCCAGTATTCCCGGAGCTTTCATCGCCGATTTCCTTCCCTTCT TGAAGCATGTACCATGGCCATCTTTCCGCAAGGAAGTTGAAGAGGGACGCGATATGATTGATGGCCTCGTCAGACTGCCTTTCGAACACGTCAAGCGTGATATT GCTGCTGGAACCGCCCTCCCATCTCTTACCAAGGATCTCCTCACCACCTCCGACCCCAGCCTTGACCACCACATCAAATGGACCACCGGCTCTATGTACGGCG CCGGAGGAGAATCCACCTATGCTACCGTTTCGACCTTCATTTTGTGCATGGTTCTGTATCCCGAGGTCCAACGCAAAGCTCAAGAGGAAGTTGATCGCGTCATTGGAAAGGGCCGTCTCCCTCTTATCGAAGATATGCCCGATCTCCCCTACGTCAACGCCATGATCAAGGAGACTATGAGGTGGCACCCAATTGTGCCTTTGA CTTTGGCTCGCCGCGTCGCTGAGGATGATTACTACAAGGGCTTCTTCATTCCTAAGGGAACACTCGTCATTCCTAACGCATG GGCCATCGCTTTGGAGTCAAACCCTAAATATGAACCCAGCGAGTTTATTCCTGAGCGCTTCTTGGACAAGGATGTTAAGGCCACCGACCCCGCTCTTTGGGCTTTCGGCTTCGGAAGGCG TATCTGCCCTGGCAAGCACTTGGCTGAAAACTCTCTCTTCATCGCCATTTCTATGATCCTTACTGTATTCAACATTTCCAAGGGTGACCACGAAGTCACTGCCGCGTTCGAAGAGGATCTCATCAG TTACCCCAAACCCTTCAAGTGCAAGATTGAGCCCCGTTCTGACCTTATCAAGAAGCTCGTCACCACCAGGGCTGCTGAGGTCTACGTTTAA